In one Chlamydia sp. BM-2023 genomic region, the following are encoded:
- a CDS encoding phosphatidate cytidylyltransferase: protein MKLGKFKTPFYGDLFQRVVVHSLVLTFLVLLLYSSLFPATSFALGFITALCSGVGTYEYGTMAKAKMSYAFRLYSAVGSFIFVLTSFLAIRWHHVLPEVISVIPWVFVFVWIVINVFKSRKRKCGPLETSGITLFSILYVGVPLRLFLNILYGFIHTTEPFLGIWWACFLIATTKGADIFGYFFGKAFGEKKITPEISPHKTIVGFVSGCLGSTLISVIFFLQIPTRFYAHITMPSILIFLGLIMGISGFFGDIIESIFKRDARIKNSNQLKAVGGMLDTLDSLLLSTPIVYIMLLITQKSMFIG from the coding sequence ATGAAGCTAGGCAAGTTCAAAACTCCGTTTTATGGGGATCTTTTTCAACGAGTTGTTGTTCATTCATTGGTCCTTACTTTTTTAGTATTGCTCCTTTACAGCTCTTTATTTCCTGCGACATCTTTTGCCTTAGGATTTATTACAGCACTTTGCAGCGGCGTAGGGACGTACGAATATGGAACTATGGCGAAAGCTAAAATGAGCTATGCGTTTCGTTTATATAGTGCTGTAGGCTCTTTCATTTTTGTGTTAACGAGTTTTCTTGCGATTCGCTGGCATCATGTTCTTCCTGAAGTTATTTCGGTAATTCCTTGGGTATTTGTATTTGTTTGGATAGTGATTAATGTGTTTAAGTCTAGAAAACGCAAATGTGGTCCTTTAGAGACTTCTGGGATCACGTTATTTTCTATATTGTATGTAGGGGTTCCCCTACGCTTGTTCTTAAACATCTTATATGGATTTATTCATACTACGGAGCCGTTTTTAGGAATTTGGTGGGCATGCTTTTTAATAGCGACAACAAAAGGTGCTGATATCTTCGGGTATTTCTTTGGAAAAGCTTTTGGAGAGAAGAAAATCACCCCAGAAATCAGCCCTCATAAGACTATTGTAGGTTTTGTTTCCGGTTGTTTAGGATCTACGTTAATTAGTGTGATTTTCTTCTTACAAATCCCTACGCGTTTTTATGCGCATATTACTATGCCTAGTATTCTGATCTTTTTAGGACTCATTATGGGTATCAGTGGATTTTTCGGAGATATTATAGAATCTATTTTTAAGCGTGACGCACGTATTAAAAATAGTAATCAGCTAAAAGCTGTTGGTGGAATGCTAGATACTTTAGATTCTTTGCTACTTTCTACCCCCATTGTGTATATTATGCTTTTGATTACCCAAAAATCGATGTTCATCGGATGA
- a CDS encoding isoprenyl transferase, whose protein sequence is MSLTLQQADQATSLRESIPRHIAIIMDGNRRWYQKYQQKCKVKQTSGHYYGAKILPEIINSAFALGVEILTLFAFSTENFLRSEEEVQELFSLFHSQLDKQLPYFIENRIRLRCIGNVSALPIAVREKIAMIALKTEEFSNMTLVLAINYGGKDELVRAFKKLHQDLLTEKISLNAVSEDVIRSYLDTSEIPDPDLLIRTGGEMRVSNFLLWQIAYTELYVTDVLWPDFKPNHLMDAIQAYQQRSRRGGK, encoded by the coding sequence ATGTCTCTAACTTTACAACAGGCGGATCAAGCTACCTCATTACGCGAGTCTATACCTAGGCATATTGCTATTATTATGGATGGCAACCGCCGTTGGTATCAAAAATACCAACAAAAATGCAAAGTCAAACAAACATCGGGTCATTATTATGGCGCCAAAATTTTACCTGAAATCATCAACTCGGCTTTTGCTTTAGGGGTTGAGATATTAACTTTATTTGCTTTCTCTACAGAAAATTTCCTCAGGTCAGAAGAGGAAGTTCAAGAATTGTTCTCTCTTTTTCACTCTCAGCTAGACAAGCAGTTGCCCTATTTTATTGAAAATCGTATTCGTTTACGTTGTATAGGCAATGTTTCTGCTTTACCTATAGCTGTGAGAGAAAAAATTGCTATGATTGCCTTAAAAACCGAAGAGTTTTCCAACATGACTCTTGTGCTAGCAATTAATTATGGTGGCAAGGACGAATTAGTAAGAGCTTTTAAAAAACTTCATCAGGATTTATTAACTGAAAAAATATCTTTGAATGCGGTTTCTGAAGATGTTATCCGTTCATATTTGGATACTTCGGAAATTCCTGATCCTGATTTATTAATTCGCACTGGCGGCGAAATGCGTGTCAGTAATTTTCTCTTATGGCAAATAGCATATACAGAGCTCTATGTAACTGATGTTCTATGGCCAGATTTTAAACCCAATCATCTTATGGATGCTATTCAAGCTTACCAACAAAGATCCCGACGAGGAGGAAAATAA
- the secD gene encoding protein translocase subunit SecD has product MKHRFGRNLSIIVFVFALALYYVLPTCLYYSRPLNKKVDEKEAQQIIRRLTNQISEVRNDIVPRVSSVLSSLKLRGHITQHPSIPGVVNIHFKDNEEAYTFLENMIYGEPTVPIKSSRLYVLGYEQKEDSVVQVTGSLTTALTENDFSFVSYHKDESANGSLDAIASSLTLVPRDPCTCGYASIWHAAPLQRVVQLSKNLALGLEILPTSRTQALLNYFFSSEKDYAAFLAKVESGASNSDIAEEDRHLLENLYQTLKLRSQRWKKTSTRIVESSLDCSKVSPFFSSVEFLAKERKIIFCLDPHVIAKREELSVEQRLDFDAWLAKEKQRLAHKFHRTMQESPQGFAFCLSDKEASGEIILHGQRIYQGMVEHLATLALNRPAAQSCDLIKEHFPVYCRLPRESDTFGCFIFSPKKSCSHFSKGSVYIVLKGLRSIAAKYEKGSPEEARVFDKDMQNLYNCFTHTDLHPYSVGDDEILEIKEPLQRLFDVWGENFVVTNEGESASLEVRDIRDRLETLNRIEKQRQNEWVRWHEQYQQSSCSMDPQVRIRAAVPHRSAFVENLKLNIRKYSRGDSVLRLGIDFVGGKQIRLAFKDHQGKQLTDKESILKVSDELYARLNKLGVAEVEIRREGDNVHLCVPGSSKISSEEILGTSQMTFHVVNEKFSRHTPLRYEVQRFLDYLWFTAQSLETTSPNDVNNLACRIFNHHDDMRLPSSVKEAITKLRSEGLAFPEISGEPSSSHLDVTYSMIAIEKDSEGKANPLMIVFRNHALDGASLKDIRPEFAAGEGYILNFSVKNTSIAQQAKDISPTDSFHAWTSAYCQEGVSGTEKSKYSSGRGWRMAVVLDGYVVSDPVLNAPLKDHASVSGKFSHREVNRLATDLKSGSMSFVPEVLSEEVISPELGKQQRNQGIISICLGLAVLIILMSVYYKFGGVIASGAVILNLLLIWAALQYLDAPLTLTGLAGIVLAMGMAVDANVLVFERIREEYLLSRSLTQSVEAGYKKAFGAIFDSNLTTVLASLLLLLLDTGPIKGFALTLILGIFSSMFTALFMTKFFFMVWMNKTQETQLHMMNKFIGIKHDFLRECKRLWLVSGSVITLGCVALGFGAWNSVLGMDFKGGYAFTLNMAEQESIDVTQFRSNLNAKLKQIGLSSRDFRIKTFDASEKIKIYFSQNALTHVQTPENLSFETLDPNLSRVVGILSDTGIDVSSDNFKDAQNFWFKVSGQFSSKMRKQALIALMGALLIILLYVSLRFEWRYAFSAICALIHDLVATCAVLVATHFFLQKIQIDLQAVGALMTVLGYSLNNTLIIFDRIREDRQEKLFTPMPILINDALQKTLGRTVMTTATTLSVLLILLFVGGGSIFNFAFIMTIGILLGTLSSLYIAPPLLLFMVRKEEKYRQ; this is encoded by the coding sequence ATGAAACACAGATTTGGGCGCAATTTAAGTATAATTGTTTTTGTTTTTGCGTTAGCCCTCTATTACGTTTTACCAACGTGTCTTTACTACTCGCGTCCATTAAATAAAAAAGTTGATGAAAAAGAAGCGCAACAAATCATTCGTAGATTAACGAATCAGATTTCTGAGGTGCGTAATGATATTGTTCCTAGGGTTTCTTCAGTACTTTCCTCATTAAAATTAAGAGGACACATAACGCAACACCCAAGTATCCCAGGCGTAGTTAATATCCACTTTAAAGATAATGAAGAGGCTTATACTTTTCTTGAGAATATGATTTATGGAGAGCCAACAGTCCCCATAAAATCTTCACGTTTGTATGTTTTGGGCTATGAGCAGAAAGAAGATAGTGTTGTTCAAGTCACAGGATCATTAACTACAGCATTAACAGAAAATGATTTTTCTTTTGTTTCATATCATAAAGATGAATCAGCGAATGGTTCCTTAGACGCCATTGCCTCCTCACTTACACTTGTACCAAGAGATCCTTGTACGTGTGGCTACGCTTCAATTTGGCATGCAGCACCCCTACAAAGAGTAGTACAATTATCTAAAAATTTGGCTCTAGGTTTAGAGATTCTTCCTACATCTAGAACGCAAGCTTTATTGAATTACTTTTTCTCATCAGAGAAAGACTATGCAGCCTTTTTAGCAAAGGTAGAAAGTGGGGCTTCAAATTCAGACATCGCTGAAGAAGATCGACATCTTTTAGAAAATTTATATCAAACGTTAAAACTCAGATCTCAAAGATGGAAAAAAACGTCTACACGTATTGTAGAGTCCTCTTTAGACTGTAGTAAAGTCTCTCCTTTCTTTTCTTCCGTAGAATTTCTCGCGAAAGAAAGAAAAATCATTTTTTGTTTGGATCCCCATGTTATTGCTAAACGTGAAGAACTATCTGTAGAGCAACGTTTAGATTTCGATGCTTGGTTAGCAAAAGAAAAACAAAGATTAGCTCATAAATTTCACAGAACTATGCAGGAATCACCTCAAGGTTTTGCTTTTTGTCTTAGTGATAAAGAGGCTAGTGGGGAAATTATTTTGCATGGACAGCGTATTTATCAGGGCATGGTAGAACATCTCGCTACCCTGGCATTGAATAGACCTGCAGCGCAATCATGTGATCTTATTAAAGAACATTTTCCTGTGTATTGTCGCTTGCCCAGAGAAAGCGATACTTTCGGATGTTTTATTTTTTCTCCTAAGAAAAGTTGCTCACACTTTTCTAAAGGATCTGTGTACATTGTTCTAAAAGGCTTGAGATCTATAGCTGCAAAATACGAAAAAGGCTCCCCAGAAGAGGCCAGAGTTTTTGATAAGGATATGCAAAATCTCTATAACTGTTTTACTCATACCGATTTGCATCCTTATAGTGTGGGAGATGATGAAATCTTGGAAATCAAAGAGCCTTTACAAAGGCTGTTTGATGTATGGGGAGAAAACTTTGTTGTTACTAACGAAGGAGAATCCGCAAGTTTAGAAGTCCGAGATATTCGCGATCGTCTAGAAACCTTAAATCGCATTGAGAAGCAACGTCAAAACGAATGGGTACGTTGGCACGAACAATATCAACAATCTAGTTGTTCGATGGATCCTCAAGTGCGTATACGTGCTGCCGTGCCTCACCGAAGCGCATTTGTTGAGAATCTAAAACTCAATATAAGAAAATATTCCCGAGGGGACAGTGTTTTACGCCTAGGGATTGATTTTGTTGGTGGGAAACAAATCCGTCTTGCATTTAAAGATCATCAAGGAAAGCAACTTACTGATAAAGAAAGTATTCTTAAAGTTTCTGATGAACTCTATGCCCGGTTAAATAAACTTGGTGTTGCGGAAGTGGAAATTCGCAGAGAAGGGGATAATGTTCACCTCTGTGTTCCTGGATCCTCTAAAATTTCTTCAGAAGAAATTTTAGGAACATCGCAAATGACCTTCCATGTAGTAAATGAGAAGTTTTCTCGCCATACTCCTTTGCGTTACGAAGTTCAAAGATTTTTAGATTATCTTTGGTTTACAGCACAAAGTCTGGAAACTACCTCGCCAAATGATGTCAATAACTTGGCATGCCGTATTTTTAATCATCACGATGATATGCGTTTGCCAAGTAGCGTTAAAGAAGCAATCACTAAATTACGCAGTGAAGGATTAGCCTTCCCAGAGATAAGTGGTGAGCCTTCTTCTTCACATTTGGATGTTACGTATTCGATGATAGCGATTGAAAAAGATAGCGAAGGGAAGGCTAATCCCTTAATGATCGTTTTCCGTAATCATGCTTTAGATGGCGCATCTTTAAAAGATATTCGCCCAGAATTTGCTGCTGGCGAAGGGTATATTTTAAATTTCTCTGTAAAAAACACCTCAATAGCTCAGCAAGCTAAGGATATTTCCCCTACAGATAGTTTCCACGCATGGACATCTGCCTATTGTCAAGAGGGGGTTAGTGGCACAGAAAAGAGCAAATACTCTTCAGGAAGAGGATGGCGGATGGCTGTTGTTCTTGATGGCTATGTCGTCAGTGACCCAGTACTAAATGCTCCATTAAAAGATCACGCTAGCGTATCAGGGAAATTCTCTCATCGCGAAGTAAATAGATTGGCGACCGATTTAAAATCCGGATCGATGTCGTTTGTACCTGAAGTTTTAAGCGAAGAGGTTATTTCTCCTGAATTAGGGAAACAACAACGTAATCAGGGGATCATTTCTATATGTCTCGGCCTTGCTGTATTGATCATTTTAATGAGTGTCTATTACAAGTTTGGTGGTGTCATTGCCTCGGGAGCAGTTATCCTAAATCTTTTGCTGATTTGGGCTGCCCTGCAGTATCTCGATGCTCCGCTTACCCTAACAGGGTTAGCAGGGATCGTGCTTGCTATGGGCATGGCCGTAGATGCTAATGTTCTTGTTTTTGAGAGAATTCGAGAAGAATATTTATTATCTCGAAGTCTTACTCAATCTGTAGAAGCCGGATATAAAAAAGCTTTTGGAGCTATTTTTGATTCGAATTTAACGACAGTATTGGCTTCTCTGCTTCTTCTGCTCTTGGACACCGGACCAATTAAAGGATTTGCACTGACCCTGATTTTGGGTATCTTCTCCTCGATGTTCACAGCCCTATTCATGACGAAATTTTTCTTCATGGTGTGGATGAATAAAACTCAAGAAACACAGCTACACATGATGAATAAATTCATCGGTATTAAGCATGACTTTTTGAGAGAATGCAAAAGGCTCTGGCTAGTATCAGGAAGCGTTATTACCCTGGGGTGCGTAGCATTAGGCTTTGGAGCCTGGAATTCCGTTTTGGGAATGGATTTTAAAGGCGGGTATGCTTTCACATTAAACATGGCTGAACAAGAGTCTATAGACGTAACGCAGTTTCGTAGTAATTTAAACGCTAAGTTAAAACAAATAGGATTATCTTCTAGAGATTTTCGAATAAAAACCTTTGATGCTTCGGAAAAGATAAAAATATATTTTAGCCAAAATGCGTTAACACATGTGCAAACCCCAGAAAACCTCAGTTTTGAAACTCTTGATCCTAATTTATCTCGAGTGGTGGGAATCCTTTCCGATACAGGGATAGACGTTTCTTCTGATAATTTTAAAGATGCACAGAACTTCTGGTTTAAAGTTAGCGGTCAGTTTTCTAGTAAGATGCGAAAACAAGCTTTAATAGCATTGATGGGAGCTTTGTTAATTATCTTGCTTTATGTCAGTTTACGTTTCGAATGGCGTTACGCTTTTAGTGCTATCTGTGCTTTGATTCATGATCTTGTTGCTACTTGTGCAGTTCTAGTAGCCACACATTTCTTTTTGCAAAAGATTCAGATTGATTTACAGGCAGTTGGCGCTTTGATGACTGTTTTGGGGTATTCGTTAAATAATACTCTGATTATATTTGATCGTATTCGTGAAGATCGTCAGGAAAAATTATTTACACCCATGCCGATCTTAATAAACGATGCACTACAAAAAACTTTAGGAAGAACAGTAATGACTACAGCGACAACGCTATCTGTCTTACTTATCCTATTGTTTGTGGGCGGGGGATCAATCTTTAACTTTGCTTTCATCATGACAATAGGTATTCTCCTAGGTACACTATCGTCTCTGTATATAGCGCCTCCTCTGCTTTTATTTATGGTTCGAAAAGAAGAAAAATATCGGCAATAA
- the recJ gene encoding single-stranded-DNA-specific exonuclease RecJ: MANKDTPSVPSPSWMYPKQDPALLAALIKELHLHPIAAQIFIARGFQTVEEVRDFLYVHQSNLHDPELFLDMPKAVERLLLAKKRDECVMVYGDSDVDGMTGVALLVEFLKSIGMRVSYCFLGALLKHHGEPSSLIARMKEEGVTLLITVDCGITAGKEVSDISKQGIDVIVTDHHMPTGKIPHCIATLNPKLRDHTYPNKELTGVGVAFKLARAVLDALKKDNPRMKVEIKHLLDFVALGTVTDVGTLLGENRTMVRHGLKEIAKGSRLGLRKLCLLSGVKPAEVTSTDIVLKIAPKLNSLGRLADASKGVELLLTEDEGISDALIQELDQINRDRQKIEADVFHDVQKIIKNQPNIVEQAAIVLSSKDWHSRVIPIISARLAKTYNKPVAIISNQGGVGKGSLRTIGSFPLLGILQKCSSLFVSYGGHDFAAGIIIKEDRIETFKKKFIHLVSSSLKKDKATLTLPLDSRANFDEIDHDLLSSIDLFEPFGKGNPIPVFYTVVRQVRYPKLLPGNHLKLYLNYGERNLEGIAFGMGDRIDALKASWNKPLELAYTPRLSKSANGGVLHLLVRDFHILPLDYKDVAKI, translated from the coding sequence ATGGCAAATAAAGATACTCCTTCTGTCCCTAGTCCTAGTTGGATGTACCCAAAACAGGACCCTGCACTACTTGCTGCCCTCATAAAAGAGTTGCATCTTCATCCGATTGCAGCGCAAATTTTTATCGCTAGGGGGTTTCAAACAGTAGAAGAAGTTCGTGACTTCCTCTACGTACATCAATCAAATCTTCATGACCCAGAACTCTTTCTTGATATGCCTAAAGCTGTCGAACGCTTGCTCCTCGCTAAAAAACGCGACGAGTGCGTTATGGTATACGGAGATAGTGATGTAGATGGCATGACTGGAGTCGCTCTTCTTGTAGAGTTTCTAAAATCTATAGGCATGAGGGTGAGCTATTGCTTTCTCGGTGCTCTGCTAAAACATCACGGAGAACCTTCTTCCTTAATTGCTAGGATGAAGGAAGAAGGTGTTACTTTACTTATCACCGTAGATTGTGGAATTACTGCAGGCAAAGAAGTAAGCGATATTAGTAAGCAAGGTATCGATGTGATCGTTACCGATCACCATATGCCTACTGGGAAAATTCCCCACTGCATAGCAACTCTAAACCCTAAACTACGCGATCATACCTACCCAAATAAAGAACTTACCGGCGTTGGTGTTGCTTTTAAGCTCGCTAGAGCTGTTCTCGATGCATTGAAGAAAGATAATCCACGAATGAAAGTTGAAATAAAACATCTGTTGGATTTTGTTGCTTTGGGGACCGTTACCGATGTTGGAACCCTTTTAGGGGAAAATCGTACCATGGTACGTCACGGCCTCAAAGAGATTGCTAAGGGAAGCCGGTTGGGATTGCGTAAACTATGCCTCCTCTCGGGTGTGAAGCCCGCCGAGGTAACCTCCACAGACATCGTTTTAAAGATAGCCCCGAAGCTTAATAGCCTAGGGAGGCTTGCAGATGCCTCTAAAGGTGTTGAGTTGCTCCTAACAGAAGATGAGGGGATTTCCGATGCTCTAATTCAAGAGCTCGATCAGATAAATAGAGACAGACAAAAAATAGAAGCTGATGTGTTCCATGATGTTCAAAAGATCATAAAAAACCAACCGAACATCGTTGAACAAGCTGCTATAGTACTATCTTCTAAAGATTGGCATTCGAGAGTAATTCCTATTATTTCCGCACGCCTTGCTAAAACATATAATAAGCCCGTGGCCATTATTTCTAATCAGGGTGGTGTTGGAAAAGGATCTTTAAGAACAATAGGTTCTTTCCCGCTCTTAGGAATACTGCAAAAATGCTCGTCCTTATTTGTATCCTACGGAGGACATGACTTCGCAGCAGGAATTATTATTAAAGAAGATAGAATAGAGACTTTCAAAAAGAAGTTTATCCATCTGGTAAGCTCTTCTTTAAAAAAAGATAAAGCAACTCTTACGCTCCCATTAGATTCTCGGGCAAATTTTGATGAGATAGATCATGATCTCTTATCCTCCATAGATCTTTTTGAACCCTTCGGAAAAGGAAATCCTATTCCTGTCTTCTACACTGTTGTGCGTCAGGTGCGTTATCCTAAATTACTCCCAGGGAACCATCTGAAGCTTTATCTTAACTATGGGGAAAGAAACCTCGAAGGGATAGCTTTCGGAATGGGAGATAGAATAGATGCTTTAAAAGCTAGCTGGAATAAACCACTAGAGCTTGCCTACACCCCACGTTTGTCAAAATCAGCAAATGGAGGAGTCCTTCATTTGCTAGTACGAGATTTTCATATTCTGCCCCTAGATTATAAAGATGTTGCGAAAATCTAA
- a CDS encoding CPn0927/CPn0928 family alpha/beta hydrolase fold protein — MNPVPEVYIFSSESAHRVQTFRENYPRLYKTVNIIWKIVKIIFKIIFFIPFGLFWVLGRICQNVVLPAAGGPFSKPLCSPKQMVQEVFATSARALVDSGYAESVRRIPIQSDDLFIDALSITFPEAKPGRWMLYTLGNSECFEHRTLVFGQKNWILDTAKNAQANVLVMNYPGVMHSKGPVTRESLKQAYRSCVKYLRDCPDGPKAKQMIAYGYSIGTAVQAMSLDEEITDGSDGVNWFVVKDRAPRAISAIAGQWLGKFGVYAAKLLNWEVDVAALSAKLTCPELFIHGCDESSVLIGDGLFKRENCCVAPFLKPGAQFPGEKISVSKYLLTHQGPLEDESVVKVANHIKAHFDSENLQQISGSQESNERLDESEDSDS, encoded by the coding sequence ATGAATCCGGTTCCTGAAGTGTACATATTCTCTTCAGAATCAGCTCACCGGGTTCAAACGTTTAGGGAAAATTATCCGAGGCTTTACAAAACGGTCAATATAATTTGGAAAATAGTTAAAATTATTTTTAAAATTATATTTTTTATTCCTTTTGGTTTGTTCTGGGTTTTAGGGAGAATTTGCCAGAATGTAGTACTTCCCGCAGCTGGTGGTCCCTTCTCAAAACCATTGTGTTCGCCGAAGCAGATGGTTCAAGAAGTGTTCGCTACGAGTGCGCGAGCTCTTGTTGATTCAGGATACGCAGAGTCAGTAAGGCGTATTCCTATTCAAAGTGATGACTTATTTATTGATGCTTTATCGATCACCTTCCCAGAAGCCAAGCCAGGTAGGTGGATGCTCTATACTCTGGGGAATAGTGAATGCTTTGAACACCGAACTTTAGTTTTTGGGCAGAAGAACTGGATATTAGATACTGCTAAGAATGCTCAGGCTAACGTTTTAGTCATGAACTACCCCGGAGTTATGCATAGTAAAGGTCCTGTTACACGGGAGTCGTTGAAACAAGCTTACCGCTCTTGTGTTAAGTATCTCCGGGATTGTCCTGACGGGCCAAAAGCAAAGCAAATGATTGCTTACGGATATTCGATAGGAACAGCCGTACAGGCCATGTCATTAGATGAGGAAATAACTGACGGAAGTGATGGAGTAAACTGGTTTGTCGTAAAGGATCGTGCTCCACGAGCTATCTCAGCAATTGCAGGACAATGGTTAGGGAAATTTGGCGTCTATGCAGCGAAATTGTTGAATTGGGAAGTAGATGTGGCGGCGCTCAGTGCCAAACTCACCTGCCCGGAACTATTTATACACGGTTGTGATGAGAGTTCTGTTCTTATAGGGGACGGATTATTTAAGCGGGAAAATTGCTGTGTAGCACCATTTTTAAAGCCAGGAGCACAGTTCCCAGGGGAAAAAATTTCTGTTAGCAAGTATCTCCTTACACACCAAGGTCCTCTAGAGGATGAGAGCGTTGTAAAAGTAGCAAATCATATTAAAGCACATTTTGATTCGGAGAATCTTCAGCAAATTTCGGGCTCTCAGGAATCAAATGAGAGGCTTGATGAGTCGGAGGACTCCGATTCTTAG
- a CDS encoding helix-turn-helix domain-containing protein → MECVQHESCFELESREEAQALEEQQEGTQWVSITQAAKLHCVTRQAIYVAIKQKKLKASKTTRWEIDLKDLEDYKRNRYSRKKSLYQGELLFDNNKGCYSVNQVAEILGIPVQKVYYATRTGTMRGERKGAAWVIHCSEIERYKNEYLSKQTAKKVKDAMVVENTTTSAEDTTSASAFLFENH, encoded by the coding sequence ATGGAATGCGTACAACATGAAAGCTGTTTCGAGTTAGAGAGCAGAGAAGAAGCACAGGCACTTGAAGAGCAGCAAGAAGGAACTCAGTGGGTTTCAATCACACAGGCGGCAAAATTGCACTGCGTGACACGTCAGGCAATTTATGTAGCTATTAAACAGAAGAAGCTGAAGGCTTCAAAAACAACCCGATGGGAAATAGATCTTAAGGATTTGGAAGACTACAAACGTAACCGCTATTCAAGAAAGAAGTCCCTTTATCAAGGGGAGCTGCTTTTTGATAACAATAAGGGTTGCTACTCTGTTAACCAAGTTGCTGAGATTCTAGGAATTCCCGTACAAAAAGTTTACTATGCTACGCGCACAGGAACTATGCGTGGGGAGCGTAAAGGAGCTGCTTGGGTTATACACTGTTCAGAGATTGAGAGATACAAGAACGAATATTTAAGTAAGCAGACAGCAAAGAAAGTAAAAGATGCTATGGTTGTTGAAAATACTACAACTTCCGCAGAAGATACAACTTCTGCTAGCGCCTTCTTATTTGAGAACCATTAG
- the gltX gene encoding glutamate--tRNA ligase yields the protein MVLENVRVRVAPSPTGDPHVGTAYMALFNEIFAKRFKGKMILRIEDTDQTRSREDYEKNIFSALRWCGIQWDEGPDVGGPYGPYRQSERTEIYREYAEVLLKTDYAYKCFATPKELEEMRAVATTLGYRGGYDRRYRYLSPEEIEARTQEGQPYTIRLKVPLTGECVLDDYCKGRVVFPWADVDDQVLVKSDGFPTYHFANVVDDHLMGITHVLRGEEWLSSTPKHLLLYEAFGWEAPTFLHMPLLLNPDGTKLSKRKNPTSIFYYRDAGYIKEAFMNFLTLMGYSMEGDEEVYSLEKLIENFDPKRIGKSGAVFDIRKLDWMNKHYLNHEGSPENLLSKLKDWLLNDEFFLKILPLCQSRITTLAEFVGLTEFFFSVLPDYSKEELLPSGISEDKAAILLYSYVKYIEKTDLWVKDQFYLGSKWLAEAFQVHHKKVVIPLLYVAITGKKQGLPLFDSMELLGKSRTRARFVHGQNLLGGVPKKIQTAIDKVLKEDNFESKILEF from the coding sequence ATGGTTCTGGAAAACGTACGTGTTAGAGTTGCGCCGTCTCCTACTGGGGATCCCCATGTAGGGACAGCTTACATGGCTTTGTTTAACGAGATCTTTGCAAAACGATTTAAGGGGAAGATGATCCTAAGAATCGAAGACACAGATCAGACGCGAAGTCGAGAAGATTACGAGAAAAACATTTTTTCCGCTCTCAGATGGTGTGGTATCCAGTGGGATGAAGGCCCCGATGTAGGCGGTCCCTACGGCCCCTATAGACAGTCAGAACGCACGGAAATCTATCGAGAGTACGCAGAGGTCCTTTTAAAGACAGATTACGCTTATAAGTGTTTTGCAACGCCAAAAGAGCTCGAGGAAATGCGAGCGGTTGCTACCACCCTAGGATATCGCGGAGGATACGATCGCCGTTATCGCTATCTATCTCCCGAAGAAATAGAGGCGCGTACCCAAGAAGGCCAGCCCTACACCATTCGGTTGAAGGTTCCTCTTACCGGAGAGTGTGTCCTTGATGATTATTGCAAGGGGAGAGTTGTGTTCCCTTGGGCAGATGTCGATGACCAGGTCCTTGTAAAATCCGATGGTTTCCCAACCTACCATTTCGCTAATGTCGTAGATGACCATCTGATGGGAATCACCCACGTTCTTCGAGGAGAGGAGTGGCTCAGCTCCACACCTAAACACCTTCTTCTCTACGAGGCTTTTGGCTGGGAAGCTCCAACGTTTCTTCATATGCCCCTCCTTCTCAATCCTGACGGTACAAAACTCTCAAAAAGGAAAAACCCTACTTCTATCTTTTATTATCGAGACGCAGGCTATATCAAAGAGGCATTCATGAACTTCCTTACCCTAATGGGCTACAGTATGGAAGGAGATGAAGAAGTATACTCTCTAGAAAAATTAATTGAGAATTTTGATCCTAAAAGGATTGGAAAATCAGGGGCAGTTTTTGATATCCGTAAGCTTGATTGGATGAATAAACACTATCTCAATCACGAAGGATCCCCAGAAAATCTATTGTCCAAGCTCAAAGACTGGCTGCTCAATGACGAGTTTTTCTTAAAAATTCTTCCTCTGTGTCAATCTCGTATCACAACACTTGCTGAGTTTGTAGGATTAACAGAATTTTTCTTTTCAGTTCTTCCTGACTATTCTAAAGAAGAGCTTTTGCCCTCAGGAATCTCTGAAGACAAAGCAGCCATTCTTCTCTATAGCTATGTAAAATACATAGAAAAAACCGATCTATGGGTTAAAGACCAGTTTTACCTCGGGTCTAAGTGGCTTGCTGAAGCTTTCCAAGTGCACCATAAAAAAGTCGTTATCCCTCTGCTTTATGTAGCGATTACAGGGAAGAAACAGGGCTTGCCTCTGTTTGATTCTATGGAATTACTAGGGAAATCTCGGACGCGAGCACGATTTGTTCATGGCCAGAATCTTCTCGGGGGAGTCCCTAAAAAAATCCAAACGGCTATTGATAAAGTTCTTAAGGAGGATAACTTCGAGAGTAAGATTCTAGAGTTCTAG